In the Hevea brasiliensis isolate MT/VB/25A 57/8 chromosome 8, ASM3005281v1, whole genome shotgun sequence genome, TATTTTTTCCCATTATTCATTTATATAaagatttaaaaattcataaataaaaaatatattctaattttaaaatatttattaatttactcAAATCGAAAATTATGGTCAAGAATCAACATTGCTTATGGCATTTgagagtttttttttcttttttaataattattttcttctaaaattattttataattattaagtaagtttttattgtttgaaaatcaaattaattaattaattcacaatatttaatttaatgaatgACTTAATTCATTTATCTACTTTTTTATTAGTCAATTATTAAGATAGTTGTTAAAGATTTAAAATGATTTAAAACTCAGTTACACCCTTATATTTATTAAGGAAGTTTAATTtagattatttttaattttttatctaatttaatttaaaatttttaatttaagttcaagttaagaaaattaagaaattgaacattttaatttttagatttaaattaagaaattgagaaatttagtctcaaaattaagaaattaaatttattaattttttatttaaatcaagaaataaaaaatttaattcataaattttaattttggacTGAATTGAACAtagttcaaaattttgagttaaactagataaaaagttaaaaattgactaaattaaaatttttcaataaatataaggactaaattgaacatTTTACCATTTAAAATGTATGTGAAATAAGAaatattctcaaccaaaattttttttttctaatttcttttttaaatttgtttttaaatttaaaaaaaataaagaaaaatattttacatGCATTTTCAACTTTTGAGTTGAGTAATGAAATTACACAAGTGCCACTGCCATGAATTGTggagattgaaaaaaaaaaaaagttgtggaTTTGAGAAAACAGGGACAAGGAAGAGACAAATGGATCAGAAGAGCAATTGCTGTTGAACGTGATTTCTGCTAAGCTTTATCTGTTTTGCTCACTGATCTTCAAAACAGCCCATCTTCATTTATTCACACTCTTCGCACTTTTCTCACCATAAATTTAAAGCATTTCTTGCTCTCTCTCCATCTACCTTGTGCTCATTTCTTTTTGAGAATGGCAATGGGGATTTCCCTTTTGCTTGCTTTCTTCTTGCTCTTCAATGGGTCTGCTTTGGCTGCTAAGTATATGGAAGGTAACGCTCACATCTTTCAAGTTAAATTAAGCCTCATTTGCCTCTAGATAGTTGTGTTTAGCTTAAAAATTGTCCTTTTGTGTTGggtttttgttattttgttttCTTCTGCCTCTGTTAAGGCAAAAGCTGATCCTTTTTGCTTAACTAATCTCTTTGACCACAATTTCtgatcttcactttccttcaggATTCCTTAAAAATGGCAACTTTGAGCAGAAACCAAAGCCTAGTGACCTTAACAAGACAGTACTTAAAGGAAAATATGCACTACCTGGCTGGGTAACCAATGGCTTAGTGGAATACATCTCTGCTGGTCCACAACCTGGTGGGATGTACTTTGCTGTAGCTCATGGTGTTCATGCTGTGAGGCTAGGCAATGAGGCCTCAATCTCTCAAACAACACCAGTAAAACCAGGCTCTCTATATGCACTCACATTTGGTGCATCAAGAACTTGTGCCCAAGATGAGTTTTTGAGAGTCTCTGTGCCTCCTCTGTTTGGGGACCTGCCTTTGCAGACACTTTATAGCAGTAATGGTGGTGACACTTATGCTTGGGGATTTAGAGCTAAATCAAATGTTGCCAAGGTAATATTTCATAATCCTGGTGTCCAAGAAGACCCTGCTTGTGGACCACTTATTGATGCTGTTGCCATTAAGGAGCTCTTTCCTCCAAGACCCACGAGAGGTAATTGATAAAAAATCATTCCTATGTTCTGTTTTTGGTCAAGAAGATACTGATTTCAATGGTATCATCTTCAATTCTAATCTTGTTGATGATATCTTGTAGATAACTTGGTAAAGAATTCTGGCTTTGAAGAGGGTCCTCATCGATTTCTCAACTCTTCCAATGGTGTCCTCCTTCCTCCAAAACAAGAAGACCTCACATCTCCACTTCCCGGTTGGATCATTGAATCACTTAAAGCTGTGAAGTTCATTGATTCAAAGCACTTCAATGTTCCTTTTGGACTTGCTGCAGTTGAGCTTGTTGCAGGGAGGGAAAGTGCCGTTGCGCAGATCCTCAGAACAATCCCCAACAAAGTCTATAATCTCACATTCACTGTAGGAGATGCAAAAAATGGCTGCCATGGATCAATGATGGTCGAGGCATTTGCTGCTAAGAATACCTTTAAGGTTCCATTTGAGTCCCAAGGAAAAGGTAGGTTCAAGACTCTGAGCTTCAAGTTCAAAGCCATTTCAGCCAGGACAAGAATTACATTCTATAGCTCATTCTACCATACTAGGATTGATGACTTTGGATCCCTTTGTGGCCCTGTACTTGATCAAGTTAGGGTTTTCCCTGTTGCTTAGATATTGGAATATCAAATATAATGGAATTCTAGAACGGTCGTTTTATCTAAACATTTTGTAAATTTGACCGTTAAGGCATTTGCTTTGCTATCGCATCCATCTAGACCATGTCTTTTCCTTGACGTAAGATTTTCCCTTCGTGGTAGAACTAGAACCAGAGTTCTTGGACAGAGTAAAGAGATGTATTGGCAATTTCTCATGTCATACATCAGTTTATTTTGAAATACTGAACTGTGTCCATAATATCTTGGACAAAGTAAATACATAAAGAAATGACAATTGCCAGATCTAATGATGTTATTGGCCCCCAACTCAAAACAaggggaaaagaaaaagaataatatATCACCGAGAAAACCTTATACAAGATAAAAAGGTGAATGATGGAGGCCAGTCTGCTTGGTATGAAAAATGTGAACAATGAATTTATTGGCTTCACTGGCTCTCATCCAAAGTACCCACCAGACACTTCTCCATTAAAAATTCCGCGTTCACCCAAGCATGATATTTGTCTGACATGAAGCTAAGGATTGCAACATATGCTGAGAATTTCAATAATTATAGATGACGAGAAAAAAGAAAATCTACAATTTTTTCCTTCTTTTGTTCTCTTTTGAATGAAAATAAAGAGGCAAAATCTCAAGAGTGTGGACGCTCAGACACAATACACAAGCAGGTGGTAATTCATTGATGCTCGACTCATCAAGCAttatggttttcaccatggctaaGTTGATGATAGAACAAAAGATAACTCACCAGTCACCACCTAAATAAGCATACATTGGATCTTATAAACAGCCTCAACTATAAAGTCCATACTCCAAACAACAACCATCAAAGGTAAATCCAGAAAAGGATACTGAATAAAGAAGTACAATCTTTGCCCACAGCCTTCATTAGCATATCAACACCTGAAAACAGGAATTTCTCATATCAAACCACTAAACCTGCACACATTTTATGTCATGAGACAACTGTAACAATACTGGCAGTAGAAATTAGAATAAACAATGCCTCCATGATTAAACTATGTTTTCCTAGTTCAGTGGCGGCAGGAAACACATCTTTACTTGCCCATGCACCATTAAGCAACCCATCAAGGACCAGATACAAAAGCATACGCATGCATATGCATGACAGAAATGACCATTAACCCCCTACACATAAGATATCTGGAAAAAAGTATCAGCATAAAACTGTATTCATACCTCCAGGATGAAACTTCATGTATGGAGACAAATTATAGACATGGCCTTTTAGAACAGTCCACATGGAACCTTCACTTTGATGTTGTTTAACTTCATTCATAGAAATAAGCCTCTTATTAGACTGTCCCTTCAGTCCTGGAACACACAATTTAGAGTCATGGAGCAAATATTGAATAGTACCACTTGCCACACGGATGAAATTAATATCAATAATCTACTGGTTTACAGTGTCAAGCACTGAAACATAATTCATACACAAGGGTCAAGTAGGAAAAGATTACATGTACTCGTAAAAATTAGAAAGCACAACAAAACTTTTGAAACAAAACAAACAGGAAAGAAAACTTCAGGTGCATACTTTAtttgtaattctataattataccCACTGACACTATTAGATGCTGTTGTAAGCATACACAAGTGACCTTTCAAACTACATACTTGGCAAATCTCTAGTTAGTTTACTAGAGTAAAAGCACAAAAGTCAGGATTGTGATCTATTAATTTTTTTCCCCTTAATAGTTGCAATAAAATGGGACGTTTACCATCATGTGCACACATGCCCATGCACAGAAACAAATAGATAGAAGCAATCACAAATGTTAACAGTATAGTGGTAAAATAAATATACATGAATCGGAAGCAAAAATAAGTTAAAACGTTCAAAATCCAGAAAAACAAAGCAAGCAGGCAGAAAACCTAAAAGCAATAATGAAAGATCATCAAGAAAACTGTAACTAAGTACCAGCAAGATCAGGATGAGTTCGAGTGAGCTTAAGCCAATCCATTTGGCTATACCCCTTTTCAAAGGGAACCTTGGCTCGAGCGGCAGGCTTCCTGGCAGAAGGTTTTTGTCCTTTTGAATTTGTAACTGAAGTTCCAACATCTAAAGATGCTACTTGTCTGGACACATCACTAGATTTTTTTAAAGATGCCCCATCAATAACATTGAAAGACAAAGAACCAACAGTTTCCTCCTTCTTGGAAGAAGCATCAATTGGCAAGCTATCTTTCCAAGTGATACCAGTACTTTGTCTTCCATTGGTGCCAGTTGAGGACTCATCTTTTATAACCACACCATCAATATCCGAAGCAAGCTTCTTCGCCTCAACACCATCTTGGGCAGTAACACCAACCTAATAAAGACAAATCCTGAATTTCAGCAGATATGATAATATGCACAAAGCATCCACTATTGACACTATCTCATGAAAACAAAGTTCACAATTGATAAAACGAATTGAACACAAGAAGATTAGGGGACTCTGGCTTCATTCTAGGTAATGTAAACATTCAACTTGCCTGGCAAAAGGTGAAATCATCGTCATTGTCCATTCCACAGTAAATATAATTCAAATTAGCTCAAGCAAACTTCCCTCTCTATTTAAACAACAATCACCTACTCTTCTGTTCCACCAGCtgtaatcaatgaacaaaatataaATTCAATAAGCATAAGCAGACCACTTACCAAAAAAGAAAACAATCCACTATAAGAATTAGAACATGCCAAGAAAGCATAAATACCACTCAATAAAATGCAATTTCTGAAACAAGCTATAGACCAATTCTATTCCTATATATACCCATTGCTAGTCTTGCAAATTCATGGCTTTTGTCACATCATTTATCACTGCTAGAAAAGCAATTAAAAACATAAATGCAAACtttaatcttcttttcattttcccTCAAATTTTATCAGCAACCAAACAAATTGCCAATACAATCACCAACCTAATTCTGCAATACTATTATCTACAGAATTCAATTAGGAGCTAATTCAAAGCCGCAGAGCAGAATCATCGAAAAGaggggaaaattaaagaaaagaaaagaaaatgaattattaCATGTTGATTGGGGCTTAGCTGTACTTGCAGGTTTTGTGCGTTGCAGGCGAGATGAGAGAATCATAAGCTTGAATCGAAGAGCTCGGTAATGACGGATTGAAACTGAAAATAGGTCGATTTGTGAAGAGGATTGGGCCTTCGCCGTCGCTTTGGACCGCTTTTATGTTTTTGCGTAAGAGGCATGCGCCGCTCTTACGCGCAGCGGTGGCGCATGGGtagttgaaaaaataaaataattattaattaagggAACCAGATACCCTCTCAATCAAAACAAAagttaatttcctttttttatcCATTCCAAATTATTcgtcacttt is a window encoding:
- the LOC110634255 gene encoding protein DUF642 L-GALACTONO-1,4-LACTONE-RESPONSIVE GENE 2, yielding MAMGISLLLAFFLLFNGSALAAKYMEGFLKNGNFEQKPKPSDLNKTVLKGKYALPGWVTNGLVEYISAGPQPGGMYFAVAHGVHAVRLGNEASISQTTPVKPGSLYALTFGASRTCAQDEFLRVSVPPLFGDLPLQTLYSSNGGDTYAWGFRAKSNVAKVIFHNPGVQEDPACGPLIDAVAIKELFPPRPTRDNLVKNSGFEEGPHRFLNSSNGVLLPPKQEDLTSPLPGWIIESLKAVKFIDSKHFNVPFGLAAVELVAGRESAVAQILRTIPNKVYNLTFTVGDAKNGCHGSMMVEAFAAKNTFKVPFESQGKGRFKTLSFKFKAISARTRITFYSSFYHTRIDDFGSLCGPVLDQVRVFPVA
- the LOC110634257 gene encoding cytochrome b5 domain-containing protein RLF isoform X1, encoding MDNDDDFTFCQVGVTAQDGVEAKKLASDIDGVVIKDESSTGTNGRQSTGITWKDSLPIDASSKKEETVGSLSFNVIDGASLKKSSDVSRQVASLDVGTSVTNSKGQKPSARKPAARAKVPFEKGYSQMDWLKLTRTHPDLAGLKGQSNKRLISMNEVKQHQSEGSMWTVLKGHVYNLSPYMKFHPGGVDMLMKAVGKDCTSLFNKYHAWVNAEFLMEKCLVGTLDESQ
- the LOC110634257 gene encoding cytochrome b5 domain-containing protein RLF isoform X2 is translated as MDNDDDFTFCQVGVTAQDGVEAKKLASDIDGVVIKDESSTGTNGRQSTGITWKDSLPIDASSKKEETVGSLSFNVIDGASLKKSSDVSRQVASLDVGTSVTNSKGQKPSARKPAARAKVPFEKGYSQMDWLKLTRTHPDLAGLKGQSNKRLISMNEVKQHQSEGSMWTVLKGHVYNLSPYMKFHPGGLVV